A window of Halomonas sp. GFAJ-1 contains these coding sequences:
- a CDS encoding Fe/S-dependent 2-methylisocitrate dehydratase AcnD produces the protein MNTNYRKPLPSVTAEGAPVDFFDARQAVEDIKPGAYAALPYTSRVLAEQLVRRCDPALLTDALKQLIERKQDLDFPWYPARVVCHDILGQTALVDLAGLRDAIAEKGGDPAKVNPVVPTQLIVDHSLAVEHAGFEKDAFDKNRQVEDRRNDDRFHFINWTKVAFENVDVIPPGNGIMHQINLEKMSPVVQCRPDEKGMRIAYPDTCVGTDSHTPMVDALGVISVGVGGLEAESVMLGRASMMRLPDIVGVELSGKLQPGITSTDMVLAITEFLRKERVVGAYLEFYGEGADALTVGDRATISNMTPEYGATAAMFYIDNQTIEYLKLTGREDEQVALVEAYARHTGLWADSLKTAEYGRILRFDLSSVTRTLAGPSNPHAHLPTSELAQRGIAIDLDKARADEQAGKMPDGAVIIAAITSCTNTSNPRNMVAAGLIARNANRLGLTRKPWVKSSLAPGSKTVKMYLEEAKLMDELENLGFGVVGYACTTCNGMSGALDPTIQEEIIDRDLYATAVLSGNRNFDGRIHPYAKQAFLASPPLVVAYAIAGTIRFDIEKDVLGTDQDGNPVTLKDIWPDDSEIDAIVKASVKPEQFRQTYIPMFDLDKSARNQVSPLYDWRPQSTYIRRPPYWEGNMAAERDLKGMRPLAILPDNITTDHLSPSNAIMMDSAAGEYLHKMGLPEEDFNSYATHRGDHLTAQRATLANPKLFNEMVHDEQGNVVQGSLARVEPEGTVTRMWEAIETYMARKQPLIIIAGADYGQGSSRDWAAKGVALAGVEAIVAEGFERIHRTNLIGMGVMPLQFEEGTTRKTLALDGTEVFDVEGQPQPRAKLTLVIHRQSGTTERVPVICRIDTAEEVTIYSAGGVLQRFAQDFLESTTA, from the coding sequence ATGAACACGAATTATCGCAAGCCTCTGCCGAGCGTGACGGCAGAAGGTGCTCCGGTAGATTTCTTCGATGCGCGCCAAGCCGTTGAAGACATCAAGCCTGGTGCCTACGCAGCGCTGCCCTATACTTCCAGGGTGTTGGCCGAGCAGCTGGTGCGCCGCTGTGACCCAGCGCTGCTCACCGATGCGCTGAAGCAGCTTATAGAGCGTAAACAGGATCTGGATTTCCCTTGGTATCCGGCGCGGGTAGTGTGTCACGACATTCTTGGCCAAACTGCATTGGTTGATCTTGCTGGCCTGCGCGATGCTATCGCTGAAAAAGGCGGCGACCCCGCTAAAGTTAACCCAGTAGTGCCCACGCAGCTGATCGTTGACCACTCACTGGCTGTTGAGCACGCTGGTTTTGAAAAAGATGCCTTCGACAAAAATCGCCAAGTAGAAGATCGCCGTAACGACGACCGCTTCCATTTCATTAACTGGACCAAAGTGGCTTTTGAGAACGTCGATGTGATTCCTCCGGGCAACGGCATTATGCACCAGATCAATCTGGAGAAAATGTCGCCGGTAGTGCAGTGCCGCCCCGATGAAAAGGGCATGCGTATTGCTTACCCAGATACCTGCGTAGGCACCGATAGCCACACGCCTATGGTCGATGCGTTAGGTGTGATTTCCGTTGGCGTTGGTGGCCTTGAAGCGGAAAGCGTCATGCTGGGGCGTGCCTCAATGATGCGCCTACCGGATATCGTCGGTGTGGAGCTCTCTGGCAAACTGCAGCCGGGTATTACCAGCACCGATATGGTGCTTGCGATTACCGAATTCCTGCGCAAAGAGCGCGTTGTGGGGGCGTACCTGGAGTTTTATGGCGAGGGCGCCGATGCGCTGACCGTAGGTGACCGCGCGACCATCTCCAACATGACGCCAGAGTACGGTGCTACGGCGGCGATGTTTTACATCGACAATCAAACCATTGAGTACCTCAAGCTTACAGGGCGTGAAGATGAGCAGGTAGCGCTTGTCGAGGCCTATGCCAGGCACACCGGGCTGTGGGCAGATAGCCTCAAAACGGCCGAGTACGGTCGGATACTGCGCTTTGACCTTTCAAGCGTTACCCGTACCTTGGCAGGGCCTTCAAACCCTCACGCGCACTTGCCCACCTCGGAACTTGCCCAGCGCGGTATTGCGATCGACCTGGATAAAGCACGGGCCGACGAGCAGGCGGGTAAAATGCCCGATGGCGCGGTCATTATTGCTGCTATTACCAGCTGCACGAATACCTCTAACCCACGGAACATGGTGGCAGCAGGCTTAATCGCCCGCAATGCCAACCGCTTAGGGTTAACCCGCAAGCCGTGGGTGAAGTCGTCGCTAGCGCCGGGTTCGAAAACCGTCAAGATGTATCTTGAAGAAGCCAAACTGATGGATGAGCTGGAAAACCTTGGCTTTGGTGTGGTGGGTTACGCTTGTACGACCTGTAACGGTATGTCTGGCGCTTTAGATCCGACGATTCAGGAAGAGATTATCGACCGGGATCTTTATGCTACGGCGGTACTTTCCGGTAACCGTAACTTTGACGGGCGCATTCACCCCTATGCCAAACAGGCATTTTTGGCTTCACCGCCACTTGTGGTGGCCTATGCGATTGCGGGGACTATCCGTTTTGATATCGAGAAAGACGTGCTGGGTACCGACCAAGATGGCAATCCTGTCACGCTGAAAGATATCTGGCCCGACGATAGTGAAATCGATGCCATCGTTAAAGCCTCGGTGAAACCGGAGCAGTTCCGTCAAACCTATATTCCGATGTTTGATCTCGATAAGAGCGCCCGTAACCAGGTAAGCCCGTTATACGACTGGCGGCCTCAGAGCACCTATATTCGTCGCCCACCCTACTGGGAAGGCAATATGGCTGCCGAGCGTGACTTGAAAGGCATGCGCCCACTGGCGATTTTGCCTGACAACATCACCACGGATCATTTGTCGCCTTCTAACGCAATTATGATGGACAGTGCGGCAGGCGAGTATCTGCACAAAATGGGCCTGCCAGAGGAGGACTTTAACTCCTACGCGACCCATCGCGGCGACCATTTAACCGCCCAGAGGGCGACCTTGGCGAACCCCAAGCTGTTTAATGAAATGGTGCATGACGAGCAGGGCAATGTTGTGCAGGGGTCGTTGGCGCGTGTTGAGCCGGAAGGCACTGTAACGCGTATGTGGGAAGCAATTGAAACCTACATGGCGCGTAAGCAGCCGCTAATCATCATTGCCGGCGCTGATTATGGTCAAGGCTCCTCCCGTGACTGGGCGGCGAAAGGCGTTGCGCTGGCGGGTGTTGAAGCCATTGTGGCTGAAGGGTTTGAGCGTATTCACCGTACCAACCTAATTGGTATGGGGGTGATGCCGCTGCAGTTTGAAGAGGGCACCACACGGAAAACCCTAGCGCTGGACGGTACGGAAGTCTTCGACGTAGAAGGCCAGCCGCAGCCACGTGCCAAGCTAACATTGGTGATTCATCGTCAGAGTGGTACGACTGAGCGTGTGCCGGTGATCTGCCGCATTGATACTGCCGAAGAGGTCACGATCTACTCTGCCGGTGGGGTATTGCAGCGTTTCGCCCAGGATTTTCTTGAATCCACCACGGCGTAG
- a CDS encoding 2-methylcitrate synthase encodes MADKPQNSAGLRGQSAGSTALCTVGKTGSGLTYRGFDIKELAEKAKFEEVAYLLLKGKLPNQAELDDYITKLKSLRGLPEALKTVLEQIPKDAHPMDVMRTGASMLGNLETEESFDQQQDVSDRLLAVLPSIICYWYRFSHDGVRIETETDDASVGGHFLHMLRGEPASELHARVMNVSLILYAEHEFNASTFTARVCASTLSDMHSCVTGAIGSLRGPLHGGANEAAMAMIENWASPEEAEREMLGMLERKEKIMGFGHAIYRESDPRNEIIKEWSKKLADDVGDSVLYPVSVRCEEVMWREKKLFCNADFFHASAYHFMDIPTKLFTPIFVMSRLTGWAAHVFEQRANNRIIRPSADYTGPEKSEWVPIDARD; translated from the coding sequence ATGGCTGATAAACCTCAAAACAGTGCAGGGCTGCGTGGTCAAAGTGCCGGTAGTACCGCGCTGTGTACGGTGGGTAAAACAGGTTCTGGATTAACCTACCGTGGTTTTGACATCAAAGAGCTGGCGGAGAAGGCGAAATTTGAAGAAGTGGCTTACCTGCTCTTGAAAGGCAAGCTGCCTAATCAGGCGGAGTTGGATGACTATATTACTAAGCTGAAAAGCCTGCGTGGCTTGCCAGAAGCGCTAAAAACCGTGCTAGAGCAAATTCCTAAAGATGCCCACCCAATGGATGTAATGCGCACCGGCGCTTCCATGCTGGGTAATCTGGAAACAGAAGAGAGCTTTGACCAGCAGCAGGATGTCTCTGATCGTTTGCTGGCGGTGCTGCCTTCTATTATTTGTTACTGGTATCGCTTTAGTCACGATGGCGTGCGCATTGAGACTGAAACCGACGATGCCTCGGTAGGCGGTCACTTCCTGCATATGCTGCGCGGTGAACCTGCTTCTGAGCTGCATGCGCGGGTTATGAATGTCTCGCTGATCCTTTATGCAGAGCACGAATTTAACGCATCAACCTTTACCGCACGGGTCTGCGCATCCACGCTTTCGGACATGCACTCCTGCGTGACTGGCGCGATTGGTTCGCTGCGCGGCCCGCTACACGGCGGTGCCAATGAAGCGGCCATGGCGATGATCGAGAACTGGGCGTCGCCGGAAGAAGCTGAGCGTGAAATGCTCGGAATGCTTGAGCGCAAAGAGAAAATCATGGGCTTTGGCCATGCGATTTATCGCGAGTCTGACCCACGTAATGAAATCATCAAAGAGTGGTCGAAGAAGCTCGCGGACGACGTAGGTGACAGCGTGTTGTACCCCGTTTCTGTGCGCTGTGAAGAAGTCATGTGGCGTGAGAAGAAGCTTTTCTGTAACGCGGACTTCTTCCACGCCAGTGCTTACCACTTCATGGATATTCCAACCAAACTGTTTACGCCGATTTTCGTGATGTCTCGTCTAACAGGTTGGGCGGCGCACGTGTTCGAGCAGCGTGCTAACAACCGCATTATTCGCCCCAGCGCCGACTACACTGGCCCTGAGAAGAGCGAGTGGGTACCTATCGACGCGCGTGACTAA
- a CDS encoding methylisocitrate lyase encodes MSHTLSGSTLSPGARFRAALEANRPLPILGTINAYTAMMAERVGHQAIYLSGGGVANASFGLPDLGMTSMNDVVEDAHRICGATDLPLLVDIDTGWGGAFNISRTVKEMQRAGVAAVHLEDQVAQKRCGHRPNKAIVSQQEMVDRIKAAADAKLDPDFYLIARTDAFQKEGLDAAIERANACVEAGADAIFAEAVHTLDDYRAFCSRVNAPILANITEFGATPLFSQQELGDVGCRMVLYPLSAFRAMNAAALQVYQSILDNGHQKEVVDIMQTRDELYDFLNYHDFEQKLDALFAEQKDA; translated from the coding sequence ATGTCTCACACTCTCTCTGGTTCTACTCTGTCACCCGGTGCTCGCTTTCGTGCTGCGCTTGAAGCAAACCGTCCATTACCGATTTTAGGCACGATTAACGCGTATACCGCGATGATGGCCGAGCGGGTGGGGCATCAAGCGATTTATCTGTCGGGCGGTGGTGTGGCTAACGCTTCTTTTGGCTTACCTGATTTGGGTATGACCAGCATGAACGACGTGGTGGAAGATGCACATCGTATTTGCGGTGCTACGGACCTTCCGCTGCTGGTGGATATCGACACCGGTTGGGGCGGCGCTTTTAATATTTCGCGTACCGTTAAAGAGATGCAGCGCGCAGGCGTGGCTGCCGTTCACCTGGAAGATCAAGTAGCTCAAAAGCGCTGCGGCCACCGCCCCAATAAAGCTATTGTGTCCCAACAGGAAATGGTTGACCGCATCAAGGCCGCCGCTGATGCCAAGTTAGACCCCGATTTTTATCTGATTGCCCGTACCGATGCGTTTCAGAAAGAGGGCTTAGACGCTGCTATCGAGCGTGCTAATGCCTGCGTGGAAGCAGGGGCAGACGCCATCTTCGCCGAAGCCGTGCACACCCTGGATGATTATCGTGCGTTCTGTTCGCGCGTGAATGCGCCAATCCTGGCCAACATCACTGAATTTGGCGCGACGCCGCTATTCTCTCAGCAGGAGTTAGGCGACGTTGGCTGCCGCATGGTGCTCTATCCGCTTTCCGCCTTCCGCGCGATGAATGCTGCCGCTCTGCAGGTTTACCAGAGCATTCTGGATAACGGTCACCAAAAAGAGGTGGTCGACATTATGCAGACCCGCGATGAGCTGTACGACTTTTTGAATTACCACGATTTCGAACAGAAGCTCGACGCGTTATTCGCCGAGCAAAAAGATGCGTAA
- a CDS encoding GntR family transcriptional regulator — protein MTLFVSPSHQLADKPAEQVSPEVRTLAERVFHQLQDAIVRGELAPGSKITEPGLSKTYGISRGPLREAMRRLEAHRLIERVPHVGARVVKLSMKELLELFDVREALESMAARLAAEHMSAEEIKGLREVLALHEGQADLKRGEAYYQREGDLDFHYCIVQGSHNKMLMNLLCDDLYYLVRLYRTQFSASGTRPQRAFVEHHRIVDAIEAGDAELAELLMRRHVSASRANVADRYAAILDQQS, from the coding sequence ATGACCCTATTCGTTTCTCCTTCACATCAGCTTGCTGATAAACCCGCTGAACAGGTGTCGCCGGAAGTGCGCACCTTGGCTGAGAGGGTTTTCCATCAGCTACAAGACGCTATTGTGCGTGGTGAGCTGGCGCCGGGAAGCAAAATCACCGAGCCGGGGCTGTCTAAAACGTACGGCATTTCACGTGGGCCGTTGCGTGAAGCCATGCGCCGCTTAGAAGCGCACCGCCTAATCGAACGCGTGCCCCATGTAGGTGCGCGGGTTGTTAAGCTTTCCATGAAAGAGCTTTTAGAGCTGTTTGACGTGCGTGAAGCGTTAGAAAGCATGGCGGCACGCTTGGCCGCTGAGCATATGTCTGCCGAAGAGATAAAGGGGCTGCGCGAAGTATTAGCCCTCCATGAAGGCCAGGCCGATCTCAAGCGAGGCGAGGCTTACTACCAGCGTGAAGGCGACCTTGATTTCCATTACTGCATCGTTCAGGGCAGCCACAATAAGATGCTGATGAACCTGCTCTGTGATGATCTCTACTATTTGGTTCGTCTTTACCGTACTCAATTTAGTGCAAGCGGCACGCGTCCTCAGCGCGCCTTTGTGGAGCACCACCGTATTGTGGATGCCATTGAAGCAGGGGATGCCGAGCTTGCCGAGCTGCTCATGCGTCGCCATGTCAGCGCTTCACGCGCAAATGTTGCTGACCGCTACGCCGCCATTCTTGACCAGCAGTCTTGA
- a CDS encoding aminodeoxychorismate synthase, component I: MTTALTIKALPYSPDPLALFARLRKRPGAVLLDSGRPVATGRYDILSSDPLATLEITPSGHSMFNSTQLQLPATFNDMNSNTAGCTTALQEWMLAQLPGTHEESELPFLGGLIGYWSYDLGRNNLATPSQHASATALPLARLGLYDWCITIDHERQQTWLVAPPLRQQQVTEWLTHPLVEDDEHFYLTSPFRAELSQADYTERFHAVQRYIRAGDCYQINLAQRFSASYQGDEWQAYQRLRKATPTPFSGFMAWKNQAVLSLSPERFIQCRDGLVETRPIKGTRPRGSTQEEDRALAEELLSSSKDRAENVMIVDLLRNDLGRVCTPGTIRVPQLCQLESYPNVHHLVSVVQGQLAENHSPLSLLTAASPGGSITGAPKIRAMQIIDELEPCQRSVYCGSLGYLDTRGSMDTSIAIRTMVADAGTLHVWAGGGLVADSKAKEEYAETLDKIRHLIGALE; this comes from the coding sequence ATGACAACGGCGTTAACCATCAAAGCCCTGCCTTATTCACCTGACCCACTGGCGCTGTTTGCTCGTTTGCGAAAGCGCCCCGGCGCAGTGCTGCTCGATAGCGGCCGTCCGGTAGCCACCGGGCGTTATGACATACTGAGCAGCGACCCGCTGGCAACGCTTGAAATTACGCCAAGCGGCCATTCGATGTTCAACTCTACCCAGCTCCAGCTGCCCGCTACGTTTAACGACATGAATAGCAATACGGCAGGCTGCACCACCGCCCTGCAAGAGTGGATGCTAGCGCAGCTGCCCGGCACCCATGAAGAGAGCGAGCTGCCCTTCCTAGGCGGACTGATAGGCTACTGGAGCTACGATTTAGGCCGTAATAATCTAGCCACCCCTAGCCAGCATGCCAGTGCCACTGCGCTACCGTTGGCACGTCTTGGCCTATACGACTGGTGCATAACCATTGATCATGAGCGCCAACAAACATGGTTGGTAGCCCCCCCATTACGGCAACAGCAGGTCACCGAATGGCTCACACACCCCCTTGTAGAGGATGACGAACACTTTTATTTAACCAGCCCTTTTCGAGCAGAGCTCAGCCAAGCTGATTACACCGAACGCTTTCATGCCGTTCAGCGCTATATACGCGCAGGGGATTGCTATCAAATCAACTTGGCCCAGCGCTTTTCAGCCAGCTACCAAGGGGATGAGTGGCAGGCTTACCAGCGGCTGAGGAAGGCGACGCCTACACCCTTCTCGGGATTTATGGCGTGGAAAAACCAAGCGGTGCTGTCTCTCTCGCCAGAGCGCTTTATTCAGTGTAGAGACGGCCTGGTAGAAACTCGCCCGATTAAAGGCACGCGCCCCAGAGGCAGTACGCAAGAGGAAGACCGTGCGCTGGCTGAAGAGCTCCTCAGCAGCAGCAAAGACCGCGCCGAAAACGTCATGATTGTGGATTTATTGCGCAATGACTTAGGCCGCGTGTGCACCCCTGGCACTATCCGCGTACCGCAACTCTGCCAGCTAGAGAGCTACCCTAACGTGCACCACCTGGTCAGCGTGGTGCAGGGCCAGCTTGCCGAAAATCACTCGCCTTTATCACTACTTACGGCGGCGTCTCCAGGCGGCTCGATTACCGGCGCTCCTAAAATACGTGCCATGCAGATTATCGACGAGCTTGAACCCTGCCAGCGCAGTGTCTATTGCGGCAGCTTAGGTTATTTAGACACCCGGGGCAGCATGGATACCTCTATTGCGATACGCACAATGGTGGCAGACGCCGGTACGCTACACGTATGGGCCGGCGGCGGCCTCGTGGCCGACTCGAAAGCCAAGGAGGAGTACGCAGAAACGCTGGATAAAATTCGTCACCTGATAGGCGCTTTGGAATAA
- a CDS encoding phosphoadenylylsulfate reductase, with amino-acid sequence MSSVLDDINRDFANNPQGLIEWAFSQGSRPICTTNFRPFEAVILHMVTQVRPDTPIVWMDSGYNTDATYQFADALIQRLSLNMVSFLPTRTRAHREALEGPMPGIDDPRHAGFTQEVKIEPFERALREMQPDVWFTALRAEDTPERAKMQVASRNSDGLLKVAPLLQWTAKDMYEYLQAHDLPNNFDYFDPTKVEEKRECGLHLQH; translated from the coding sequence ATGTCCTCGGTACTTGACGACATTAACCGCGATTTTGCCAATAACCCTCAGGGCCTAATTGAGTGGGCTTTTAGCCAAGGCAGTCGCCCCATTTGCACCACCAATTTTCGTCCGTTCGAAGCGGTCATTTTGCACATGGTGACCCAGGTGCGCCCCGACACCCCAATTGTGTGGATGGACAGCGGCTACAACACCGATGCCACCTATCAATTTGCCGATGCATTAATCCAGCGCCTTAGCCTGAATATGGTGAGCTTTTTACCGACACGTACCCGCGCGCACCGGGAAGCGTTAGAAGGGCCAATGCCCGGCATTGACGACCCGCGCCATGCAGGCTTCACCCAAGAAGTGAAGATTGAGCCGTTTGAGCGCGCACTGAGAGAAATGCAGCCTGATGTGTGGTTCACCGCGCTACGGGCCGAAGACACCCCTGAGCGCGCTAAAATGCAGGTCGCTAGTCGCAACAGCGATGGCCTATTAAAAGTCGCTCCACTGCTTCAGTGGACTGCGAAAGATATGTATGAATACTTACAAGCCCATGATCTACCAAACAATTTCGACTATTTCGACCCCACTAAGGTGGAAGAGAAACGGGAATGTGGGCTGCATCTACAGCATTAA